A window of Methylomonas sp. 11b genomic DNA:
ATTGTCCAATCAATTCCTGAAAATTGCCGATATATCTAAACTGCAATCGTGACCGAGCGTTACGTTATTCTGGATCGGGACGGCACTATCAATGTCGATTCCGACGCATTCATCAAATCTCCGGAGGAATGGCTGCCGCTGGCCGGCAGCCTGGAAGCACTCGCTTTGTTGAATCGGCACGGTTACAAAGTCGTGGTGATCAGCAATCAGTCGGGGATTGCCAGAGGCTTGTTCGATTTGGCGATGTTGGAGGCGATACACGCCAAAATGCTGCAATTAGCATCCAAGGCGGGCGGGAGCATAGAAGCCATTTATTTTTGCCCTCATGGCCCAAACGACAGTTGTGATTGCCGCAAACCCCTGGACGGTCTGTTTCGGCGTTTTGCCTTCGACACGCGAGCCGATCTGAGTCGGACTTATGCGATTGGCGACTCCTTACGCGATATTAAGGCCGCCGAGTCAGCCGGCGCCAAACCGATTTTGGTCAGAACCGGGAAAGGCGAAAAAACCGCTATTGATAATCCCCACCTCAACGTTCCTATTTTCGATAATCTTTATGACGCAGCCACGCACATCGTCTCGACAGCCTGATTTCAGAGTCTATTTAGGCTCGACATTGTTGTTCATTTACATAGTATTCTCGACACTGATCGTCGGTGTGGCCATCTTGGGCGGTTTTTTTCTACCGTTTCCGATGCGCTACAAAATCGCCGACATTTGGATCAACTGCCTGCTGTATATGCTGAAGTTGTGTTGCGGCTTAAGTTATGAAGTGGAAGGCCTAGAAAACATTCCGCGTGATAGCGCGGCGATTATCCTCAGCAAACATCAATCGGCCTGGGAAACGGTGGCCTTGCGGCAATTTATTTCCCCGCAAACCGCGGTTCTGAAAAAATCGTTGCTGCAAATTCCATTCGGCGGCTGGGCCTTGGCGACGTTAAAGCCGATTGCGATTGATCGGCAGAATCAAAAAGAAGCATTAAAAATGCTGATCGATCAGGGTATCGAGCGTTTGCAGGAAGGCTTGTTTGTAGTGGTGTTTCCTGAAGGAACCAGAGTGGCGCCGGGAGCGCATAAAAAATTTAACGCCGGCGGCTCTATGCTGGCGCAAAAATCGGGTTTTCCGGTGATCCCCTTAGCGCACAATGCTGGCGAATATTGGCCACGTAACAGCTTTTTGAAATATCCGGGCGTCATTAAGGTAAAGATTGGGCCGGCCATTAGCAGCATCGATAAAAAATCGAAAGATATAAATGCAGAGGCGGAGGCATGGATCAATAAAGCGATGCAGGAAATCGACGAGGAACGAACTGAGGGGTAAATCGAAATAGGGTATTAAAACTTGACCCACAAAAAAGGCCCGCTTTCGCGGGCCTTTTTTCAAGCTTAAAGATTAAAGCGCTACAGAAGTAGAGCTAGAAACTTTTTGTTTTGACGCATCTGGATCGTCCATGCAACCGCTCAGGCCAACAATCATCAGGGTCATAGCTAAAAGAGATAATACTTTTTTCATAACATCCTCCAAATAAAAGTTTTTTATATTTTTTCGTGTACTGAATCTAAACAAAAAATTAAGCACGGCGAGATTTAAACATGCCGAAGCAGTTTGGCGCAAACTAAATCTGTTTGGAGGAAAAAAATCTGGAATATAAGGCCCACTTGCGTGGGCCTTACTCAGGAAGGAATATCCTGCCAGGGCTAGGATTATTTAACCCCTGAACCTTGTTGGCTAGGTGAACCATAGCCTTTTGGTTTTGGATTGCCTTGGTCTGGGTCGTCCATGCAACCGCTCAAGCTTACAATCATCATCACCATAGCCAAGACAGAAAATACTTTTTTCATAACATCCTCCGATTTAAAGGTTTTTTATTTTTGTGTGTACTCAAATTCAAGCACGCAAAATTTATAGCATGACAAAACCGAGTATGCAATACCCTAGATGTTTACAAAATATCGATGTCTTTCGGCAGATTGATCTTTATGTCCTTTCCTGCCCACTGTGCGGAGCCTATTGCTTGCCATTCTCCGGCCAAGTTGCTGTTCCTGAGGTCTTTTTCCCACACAAACGGTGCTCGAATTCTCTTCATTTTGACGATAAATTGTGTGCTATCCAGCTCTAAACCGGTTTTTTTTCCCCAGAACGCCGTAACTTTCATGATGAATTTTTTCAAGCGGAGCTCGTCGATATTCGGCGTTACCGCAATGTTGGCCCACATGGAATGCACCCGTCCCCAATTCGGCGCCAACAGGCGGCCTTGCCGATCAACAAACGGTAACCATTGCTCTTCGCCGTTGGCATCCAAGTAGGTAATGGCCAGTAAACGGTCGTAGCCTTCGAAATGGTCGTGCAAATACAAGGCATGCGGAGTGATACCTAAAAACGTGTGAGACATCATCAAAACAGCATTGCTCATATCCGCCAGCATGCTGGTTATCGGCGACTGACGGGTGTTGACATGCAGTCGATACAACAAGCCATAGTGAAAGCTGCTGTTGAACTGAAACAAGATCAATACCAACAGCACTTTGCTGATTTTGTGTACGCGACTTCTGGCGGGTAGTGCATGCTCCGCCTCGAAAATTCGTTCGTAGAAGCTCGGCGGCAGGCTTTCGGCTGATGTAGGCAGACAACTCACATCGCAAACCAAACGTGCACGCGAATCGGCAATTGCCCGATAACGCCCGCATATCCACTGATAAAGCAGTGGTAGCTTCATGGCCCAGCCTATCATCGCGGTATAGCGCATCGAGATTAAAATCTGCGCGTAAGTATCAACGCCGGCATAAACCCGCCCGTCACTATCCACCGCGTACAAATCAGTCAGTAGCTGCTCTTCGCCCAACTCGGCTAGAGCTGGATAGTCGATTGCAAACACTTGTGCGGGTTTGAAATCGACGCCGTGCAAAACGTCGAAATGATTGAGCGTTAAAACCGTACGGTTACACAAAGGGCATTGCTGGTCGTAAAAAACCGTCAATAGCGGCTGTTTGACCCGCAGAAAGACGCCGATTTTTCTATACCAGGCAAACGGCATCACTAAAACGTAAAAAATCAACATTCCCATGCCAAACGGGTAAATATTGAACGACAGCGTGATGCCGATATGTAGCGAGATACCCAGCAGAAAATACAGCCATCTAAACTGGCGGCGATGGAAAAACAACAGGAAAGTAAACTGGAACACGATGATGGTGTAACCGATAATTTTCTGCAAAATCTCGATGTTCAACAACCAGGACAAATCCAGCGCGGACATGTAATACGGAATCGAAGACGGCAGCCAGGCACCCAAGCCGTTGCGCCAATGTTCGGCAAACATCTTGTGGATCGCCGAATCGAAGTATA
This region includes:
- the gmhB gene encoding D-glycero-beta-D-manno-heptose 1,7-bisphosphate 7-phosphatase, whose translation is MTERYVILDRDGTINVDSDAFIKSPEEWLPLAGSLEALALLNRHGYKVVVISNQSGIARGLFDLAMLEAIHAKMLQLASKAGGSIEAIYFCPHGPNDSCDCRKPLDGLFRRFAFDTRADLSRTYAIGDSLRDIKAAESAGAKPILVRTGKGEKTAIDNPHLNVPIFDNLYDAATHIVSTA
- a CDS encoding DCC1-like thiol-disulfide oxidoreductase family protein yields the protein MYKLLVQKINALYSKKVPATGVGLFRLLFGLVTLQEVFFLLYFNHLIFDPIPFMDVEFPMIPFFLWLWAVVAFCLVIGYRCQAASIANYIFWLLFVNFTPMQRDFDGGFDLFMIGANFFLIFMPMDQAFSVDSLRKKLLRPFVHYSQYQASEVSALTYYLPVAICLGFLYFDSAIHKMFAEHWRNGLGAWLPSSIPYYMSALDLSWLLNIEILQKIIGYTIIVFQFTFLLFFHRRQFRWLYFLLGISLHIGITLSFNIYPFGMGMLIFYVLVMPFAWYRKIGVFLRVKQPLLTVFYDQQCPLCNRTVLTLNHFDVLHGVDFKPAQVFAIDYPALAELGEEQLLTDLYAVDSDGRVYAGVDTYAQILISMRYTAMIGWAMKLPLLYQWICGRYRAIADSRARLVCDVSCLPTSAESLPPSFYERIFEAEHALPARSRVHKISKVLLVLILFQFNSSFHYGLLYRLHVNTRQSPITSMLADMSNAVLMMSHTFLGITPHALYLHDHFEGYDRLLAITYLDANGEEQWLPFVDRQGRLLAPNWGRVHSMWANIAVTPNIDELRLKKFIMKVTAFWGKKTGLELDSTQFIVKMKRIRAPFVWEKDLRNSNLAGEWQAIGSAQWAGKDIKINLPKDIDIL
- a CDS encoding lysophospholipid acyltransferase family protein; amino-acid sequence: MTQPRTSSRQPDFRVYLGSTLLFIYIVFSTLIVGVAILGGFFLPFPMRYKIADIWINCLLYMLKLCCGLSYEVEGLENIPRDSAAIILSKHQSAWETVALRQFISPQTAVLKKSLLQIPFGGWALATLKPIAIDRQNQKEALKMLIDQGIERLQEGLFVVVFPEGTRVAPGAHKKFNAGGSMLAQKSGFPVIPLAHNAGEYWPRNSFLKYPGVIKVKIGPAISSIDKKSKDINAEAEAWINKAMQEIDEERTEG